A stretch of Lactuca sativa cultivar Salinas chromosome 6, Lsat_Salinas_v11, whole genome shotgun sequence DNA encodes these proteins:
- the LOC111895605 gene encoding uncharacterized protein LOC111895605 — protein sequence MIYIHIFQFQGELTLALYYIQNSYTYQQRGTMVLWEITLGTAYFLGLKRTYKLALRIQRRLVGPKRPKIRQFLQRKTRSIFDVALKVHREVQQRDIEVGRNLGNWILRWLDKMKPAAQIRSHPNSHSHPNSNSHSHSNSKSNNNNNNNNNNNSNPQKTSTKSYSTNSFHHKPTPMSNETRNNKHLFTSRKTWHSPYPSIGMMMRPQIGINTTHYRRFQLDGVIRNDIMQWMMMNN from the exons atgatatatattcATATCTTTCAGTTTCAAGGAGAATTAACCCTAGCTTTGTACTACATACAAAACAGCTACACATATCAACAGAGAGGAACAATGGTGCTGTGGGAGATCACATTGGGAACGGCGTATTTTTTGGGATTGAAGAGGACATACAAGCTTGCTCTCAGAATACAACGACGTCTTGTTGGTCCTAAACGCCCAAAGATCCGTCAATTCCTTCAAAG GAAAACAAGATCCATATTTGATGTGGCACTAAAGGTTCATCGTGAGGTACAACAAAGAGACATTGAAGTTGGTAGAAATCTTGGTAATTGGATCCTCAGATGGCTTGACAAAATGAAACCTGCTGCCCAGATACGCTCCCATCCCAATTCCCATTCCCATCCTAATTCCAATTCCCATTCCCATTCCAATTCCAAATccaacaataacaataataataataataataataatagtaatccACAGAAAACATCAACCAAAAGCTATTCGACCAACTCTTTTCACCATAAACCAACTCCAATGAGCAATGAAACAAGAAACAATAAGCATCTGTTTACTTCAAGAAAAACTTGGCATTCACCATACCCAAGTATTGGTATGATGATGAGGCCACAGATTGGAATTAATACTACTCACTACAGACGATTTCAGTTGGATGGGGTGATTCGGAATgatataatgcaatggatgatgatgAACAACTAG
- the LOC111895584 gene encoding syntaxin-22 isoform X2, translating to MSFQDIEAGRPLNSRRAGYTGMKPQDPTQAIASGIFQINTAVSTFQRLVNTLGTPKDTPELREKLHKTRLHIGQLVKDTSEKLKQASETDHRAEVSASKKITDAKLAKDFQAVLKEFQKAQRLAAERETAYSPAVPQAIHSSRNEAGEVDASSGRSPEQHALLVQSKRQEVLLLDNEIAFNEAIIEERDQGIQEIQNQIGEVNEIFKDLAVLVHEQGTMIDDIGSNIENSHAATLQGKSHLAKASKTQRSNSSMTCLLMVILGIVLLIVVIILVV from the exons ATGAGTTTTCAAGATATTGAAGCGGGTCGCCCGCTCAATTCTCGACGCGCGGGCTACACGGGCATGAAGCCACAAGACCCAACCCAAGCTATTGCTTCTGGAATCTTCCAGATCAATACTGCTGTCTCTACGTTTCAGAGGCTAGTAAATACTCTTGGTACCCCTAAAGACACCCCCGAGCTCCGTGAAAAGCT GCATAAAACAAGACTACATATTGGGCAACTGGTGAAGGATACATCTGAAAAACTTAAGCAAGCCAGTGAAACAGATCATCGTGCTGAAGTTAGT GCCAGCAAAAAGATAACAGATGCTAAACTTGCTAaagattttcaagcagttttaaAAGAATTTCAAAAAGCACAACGCCTTGCAGCTGAAAGAGAGACAGCTTACTCTCCTGCTGTTCCTCAAGCTATTCACTCCTCACG TAATGAAGCTGGTGAAGTGGATGCAAGCTCAGGCAGAAGTCCAGAACAGCATGCCCTTCTTGTCCAATCTAAAAGGCAA GAAGTGTTGttattggacaatgagattgcaTTCAATGAGGCTATAATTGAGGAAAGAGATCAGGGAATACAAGAAATTCAGAACCAAATTGGTGAGGTGAATGAAATATTTAAAGATCTTGCTGTTTTGGTTCATGAACAAGGAACTATGATCG ATGATATTGGGTCAAACATCGAGAACTCTCATGCTGCAACTTTACAGGGAAAATCCCATCTTGCTAAAGCATCAAAGACTCAAAGATCAAACTCTTCTATG ACTTGCTTGCTTATGGTGATCTTAGGGATTGTGCTTCTGATTGTGGTCATAATACTTGTGGTCTGA
- the LOC111895584 gene encoding syntaxin-22 isoform X1 yields the protein MSFQDIEAGRPLNSRRAGYTGMKPQDPTQAIASGIFQINTAVSTFQRLVNTLGTPKDTPELREKLHKTRLHIGQLVKDTSEKLKQASETDHRAEVSASKKITDAKLAKDFQAVLKEFQKAQRLAAERETAYSPAVPQAIHSSRNEAGEVDASSGRSPEQHALLVQSKRQEVLLLDNEIAFNEAIIEERDQGIQEIQNQIGEVNEIFKDLAVLVHEQGTMIDDIGSNIENSHAATLQGKSHLAKASKTQRSNSSMTCLLMVILGIVLLIVVIILVV from the exons ATGAGTTTTCAAGATATTGAAGCGGGTCGCCCGCTCAATTCTCGACGCGCGGGCTACACGGGCATGAAGCCACAAGACCCAACCCAAGCTATTGCTTCTGGAATCTTCCAGATCAATACTGCTGTCTCTACGTTTCAGAGGCTAGTAAATACTCTTGGTACCCCTAAAGACACCCCCGAGCTCCGTGAAAAGCT GCATAAAACAAGACTACATATTGGGCAACTGGTGAAGGATACATCTGAAAAACTTAAGCAAGCCAGTGAAACAGATCATCGTGCTGAAGTTAGT GCCAGCAAAAAGATAACAGATGCTAAACTTGCTAaagattttcaagcagttttaaAAGAATTTCAAAAAGCACAACGCCTTGCAGCTGAAAGAGAGACAGCTTACTCTCCTGCTGTTCCTCAAGCTATTCACTCCTCACG TAATGAAGCTGGTGAAGTGGATGCAAGCTCAGGCAGAAGTCCAGAACAGCATGCCCTTCTTGTCCAATCTAAAAG ACAGGAAGTGTTGttattggacaatgagattgcaTTCAATGAGGCTATAATTGAGGAAAGAGATCAGGGAATACAAGAAATTCAGAACCAAATTGGTGAGGTGAATGAAATATTTAAAGATCTTGCTGTTTTGGTTCATGAACAAGGAACTATGATCG ATGATATTGGGTCAAACATCGAGAACTCTCATGCTGCAACTTTACAGGGAAAATCCCATCTTGCTAAAGCATCAAAGACTCAAAGATCAAACTCTTCTATG ACTTGCTTGCTTATGGTGATCTTAGGGATTGTGCTTCTGATTGTGGTCATAATACTTGTGGTCTGA
- the LOC111895594 gene encoding translationally-controlled tumor protein homolog, translating to MLVYQDLLTGDELLSDSFPYKEILNGILWEVEGKWVVQGAVDVNIGANPSAEGGEEDEGVDDQAVKVVDIVDTFRLQEQPPFDKKQFVGYIKKYIKQLTPKLDAEQQEFFKKNIEAATKYLLSKLSDLQFFVGESMHDDSSIVFAYYKEGATDPTFLYFGVGLKEVKC from the exons GTGATGAGCTTCTTTCGGATTCCTTTCCATACAAGGAGATTTTAAATGGGATTCTTTGGGAAGTCGAAGGAAAG TGGGTTGTTCAAGGAGCTGTTGATGTGAACATAGGTGCAAATCCTTCTGCAGAAGGAGGTGAAGAAGATGAAGGCGTTGATGATCAAGCTGTGAAGGTTGTTGACATTGTTGACACCTTCAGACTCCAG GAGCAACCTCCATTCGATAAGAAACAGTTCGTTGGTTATATAAAGAAATACATCAAACAACTCACCCCAAAACTAGATGCAGAGCAACAAGAGTTCTTCAAGAAAAACATTGAAGCTGCAACAAAGTACCTCCTCTCAAAGCTCAGCGACCTTCAATT TTTTGTTGGAGAGAGTATGCATGATGATAGCAGCATTGTGTTTGCTTATTATAAAGAAGgtgcaactgatccaacattctTGTACTTTGGTGTTGGGTTGAAGGAGGTGAAGTGTTGA